A single genomic interval of Cucumis sativus cultivar 9930 chromosome 7, Cucumber_9930_V3, whole genome shotgun sequence harbors:
- the LOC101213946 gene encoding ABC transporter C family member 3 codes for MGSFDYSMLSLTNGFFHGSVSSAAHFLLEPSLAHGLSGLAHLVLLLAFCFLWVCFKFKAGCGERQTETGSLYVKGTFMCCLVISVYNLVFLSLDCFYWYRNGWSEGFLVTLLDFGLKALAWGTVSFCLHSQVSKIGKLKFAIHLRVWWVSYFAVSCYCLTVDSVHYSQTHSLPIRYLVSDVISVVFGLLIVYVGFFVKSVSEQDPLEEHLLNGETRYTTLSNGSVELKNCKGEETVTPYETAGIFSILSFSWMGPLIATGKKKALDLEDIPQLASRDAVSGTFQILRNKLESECGTINRVTTLSLAKCLLYTAWKEILLTAVFAFIYTLATYVGPYLIDTFVQYLNGHRDFENEGYVLACVFFLAKLVECLAMRHWFFRVQQVGIRVRAALVAMIYNKGLTLSCQSRQQHTSGEIINFMTVDAERVGDFSWYMHDVWLVVFQVGLALLVLYKNLGLASISAFVATIAIMLINIPLGKLQEKFQDKIMESKDTRMKATSEILRNMRILKLQGWEMKFLSKISELRNIEAGWLKKFLYTLSVTTFVFWGAPTFVSVITFGTCMLVGIPLESGKVLSALATFRILQEPIYNLPDTISMVVQTKVSLDRIVAFLRLDDLQADIIERVPRGSSTTAVEIVNGNFSWDSSSSNLTLRDINFKVEHGMRVAVCGTVGSGKSSLLSCILGEVPKTSGNLRVCGSKAYVAQSPWIQSGKIEDNILFSKEMDRERYKRVLEACCLEKDLEILSFGDQTVIGERGINLSGGQKQRIQIARALYQDVDIYLFDDPFSAVDAHTGSHLFKECLLGVLSSKTVIYVTHQVEFLPAADLILVMKDGRITQAGKYEEILRSGTDFMALVGAHEEALSAINSSVEGDSSKNSTSKEDESVISTNGITHEDDKSDIQDGRAVDASKSKGQLVQEEEREKGKVGFPVYWKYIKSAYGGALVPIILFGQVLFQILQIGSNYWMAWATPVSEDMEPPVSTSRLIIVYVALSVGSSLCVLLRSALLVTAGFKAATELFVKMHTSIFRAPMSFFDATPSGRILNRASTDQSTLDMDIPFRVASFCFNVIQLVGIIAVMSQVAWQVFIIFIPVMAVCIWYEQHYIPSARELSRLIGVCKAPVIQLFSETISGSTTIRSFDQESRFQDTNMKLTDAYSRPKFHTAAAMEWLCFRLDLLSSITFASSLIFLISIPVGVIDPGIAGLSVTYGLNLNMLQAWLIWNLCNMENKIISVERIFQYTSIPSEPPLVIEENRPDRSWPAFGEIELHNLQVRYAPQLPLVLRGVTCTFPGGKKTGIVGRTGSGKSTLIQTLFRIVDPVAGHIVIDNINITTIGLHDLRSKLSIIPQDPTMFEGTVRSNLDPLEEYADEDIWEALDKCQLGDEVRKKEGKLDSTVSENGENWSMGQRQLVCLGRVLLKKSKVLVLDEATASVDTATDNLIQQTLRQHFSDCTVITIAHRITSVLSSDMVLLLSHGLIEEYDTPTRLLEDKASSFSQLVAEYTQRSGSR; via the exons ATGGGTTCATTTGATTACTCTATGCTAAGCTTAACTAACGGATTCTTTCATGGCTCTGTGAGCTCTGCTGCTCACTTTCTCCTTGAACCCAGTTTAGCTCACGGTCTGTCTGGTTTGGCTCACTTGGTTTTGTTGCTTGCTTTTTGCTTCTTATGGGTGTGCTTCAAGTTTAAGGCAGGCTGTGGGGAACGTCAAACAGAGACGGGGAGTTTGTACGTTAAGGGAACTTTCATGTGTTGCCTCGTTATTTCTGTTTACAATCTTGTTTTCCTCTCTCTTGATTGCTTCTACTGGTATAGAAATGGGTGGTCTGAGGGATTTCTGGTGACCCTTTTGGATTTTGGGTTGAAAGCACTTGCATGGGGTACAGTTTCCTTTTGCTTACATTCTCAAGTTTCCAAAATTGGAAAGTTGAAGTTTGCAATTCATTTGAGAGTCTGGTGGGTTTCTTACTTTGCTGTTTCTTGTTACTGTCTTACTGTGGATTCGGTTCATTATAGCCAAACTCATTCCTTGCCCATTAGATACTTGGTTTCTGATGTTATATCGGTTGTCTTTGGTTTGCTGATCGTATATGTTGGGTTCTTTGTGAAGAGTGTGAGTGAGCAAGATCCTCTTGAAGAACACCTTTTAAATGGTGAAACAAGGTACACTACTCTCAGTAATGGCAGTGTCGAGCTGAAGAACTGCAAAGGAGAAGAAACTGTGACCCCTTACGAGACTGCTGGAATTTTCAGtatcctttcattttcttggaTGGGTCCACTGATTGCAActggaaagaaaaaggcatTGGATCTCGAGGATATTCCTCAACTTGCAAGCCGTGATGCTGTTTCTGGGACCTTTCAGATTCTAAGAAACAAGCTCGAGTCTGAGTGTGGAACAATCAACAGAGTCACCACTCTTTCTTTGGCCAAGTGTCTACTCTACACGGCTTGGAAAGAGATACTTTTAACTGCTGTGTTTGCCTTCATTTACACATTGGCTACGTATGTTGGCCCCTATCTTATTGACACTTTTGTTCAATATCTCAACGGTCACcgagattttgaaaatgaaggcTACGTTTTAGCCTGTGTATTTTTCCTGGCAAAACTCGTAGAGTGTCTTGCAATGAGGCATTGGTTCTTTAGGGTGCAACAAGTTGGAATAAGGGTTCGAGCTGCATTGGTTGCCATGATCTACAACAAGGGTCTGACCCTTTCTTGCCAGTCAAGACAACAGCACACAAGTGGGGAGATCATCAACTTCATGACTGTAGATGCCGAGAGGGTTGGTGACTTCAGTTGGTATATGCATGATGTTTGGCTGGTGGTTTTTCAAGTTGGATTGGCCCTGTTGGTTTTGTATAAAAATCTTGGTCTTGCTTCAATTTCAGCTTTTGTTGCAACTATAGCTATTATGTTGATAAATATCCCATTGGGAAAGTTGCAGGAGAAGTTTCAAGACAAGATAATGGAATCAAAAGACACAAGGATGAAGGCGACATCTGAAATCTTGAGAAATATGAGGATTCTTAAGCTTCAGGGATGGGAGATGAAATTTCTATCCAAGATATCAGAACTTAGGAATATTGAGGCAGGATGGTTAAAGAAGTTCCTTTATACATTGTCGGTTACAACGTTTGTCTTTTGGGGTGCCCCAACATTTGTATCTGTAATCACTTTTGGGACATGTATGCTTGTGGGGATCCCGTTAGAGTCTGGCAAAGTATTATCTGCGCTTGCAACATTTAGAATTCTTCAAGAACCTATCTACAATCTTCCTGACACAATCTCTATGGTGGTTCAAACAAAAGTTTCACTGGATAGAATAGTGGCGTTCCTTCGCCTTGATGACTTGCAGGCTGATATTATAGAGAGGGTTCCAAGGGGTAGTTCTACTACAGCAGTTGAGATTGTGAATGGAAACTTTTCTTGGGATTCGTCTTCTTCAAACCTGACATTGCGAGATATTAATTTCAAAGTCGAACATGGCATGAGAGTTGCTGTTTGTGGTACGGTAGGCTCAGGGAAGTCCAGCTTGCTGTCTTGTATCCTGGGAGAAGTACCTAAAACATCAGGGAACCTGAGAGTGTGTGGTAGTAAGGCCTATGTAGCTCAATCACCATGGATACAGAGTGGAAAGATCGAGGACAACATACTCTTTTCCAAAGAGATGGACAGAGAAAGGTACAAAAGAGTTCTTGAAGCATGTTGTCTAGAAAAGGACCTTGAAATTCTTTCATTTGGTGACCAGACGGTAATAGGAGAAAGAGGAATCAATTTAAGTGGTGGACAGAAGCAAAGAATTCAAATTGCTCGTGCCTTGTACCAAGATGTTGATATTTACTTGTTTGATGATCCATTCAGTGCGGTTGATGCTCATACAGGTTCTCACCTCTTCAAG GAATGTCTCCTTGGTGTTTTGAGTTCAAAAACAGTCATTTATGTTACTCATCAAGTTGAATTTTTGCCAGCAGCTGATCTTATCTTG GTCATGAAAGATGGAAGAATCACACAAGCTGGAAAGTACGAAGAAATTCTTCGCTCTGGAACCGACTTCATGGCACTTGTTGGTGCACACGAGGAAGCATTATCAGCCATTAATTCTTCTGTGGAAGGAGATTCTTCTAAAAATTCTACTAGTAAGGAAGACGAATCTGTGATTAGTACTAATGGCATTACGCATGAGGATGATAAATCAGATATACAAGATGGGAGGGCAGTTGATGCCTCTAAGTCGAAAGGACAGCTTGTAcaggaagaagagagagagaaaggaaaagttGGATTTCCAGTTTACTGGAAATATATCAAGTCTGCTTATGGTGGAGCTCTTGTGCCCATTATATTGTTTGGTCAGGttctctttcaaattcttcaaattGGAAGCAACTATTGGATGGCATGGGCTACTCCTGTTTCAGAGGACATGGAGCCTCCTGTCTCTACCTCTCGATTGATTATTGTCTACGTTGCTTTGTCTGTTGGAAGCTCCTTGTGTGTCCTCTTGAGGTCAGCACTTCTTGTTACAGCTGGTTTTAAAGCAGCAACTGAACTATTCGTTAAAATGCATACAAGCATCTTTCGCGCTCCCATGTCATTCTTCGATGCTACTCCAAGTGGAAGAATTCTCAATAGA GCCTCCACAGACCAAAGTACCCTTGATATGGATATACCATTTCGAGTTGCGTCCTTTTGCTTCAATGTGATTCAGCTTGTAGGAATTATTGCAGTAATGTCTCAAGTTGCATGGCAAGTTTTCATTATCTTTATCCCTGTGATGGCTGTGTGCATTTGGTATGAG CAACATTATATTCCATCGGCAAGAGAATTATCACGGTTGATTGGAGTATGCAAAGCTCCAGTGATCCAACTATTCTCTGAAACAATTTCTGGATCAACAACTATTAGGAGCTTTGATCAAGAGTCGAGATTCCAAGACACCAACATGAAACTGACAGATGCATACTCTCGACCCAAGTTCCACACTGCAGCGGCAATGGAATGGCTTTGTTTCCGTCTTGATTTATTGTCTTCCATTACATTTGCTTCCTCTTTAATCTTTTTGATATCTATCCCTGTGGGAGTCATTGATCCAG GCATTGCCGGCTTGTCTGTAACCTATGGACTTAACCTCAATATGTTGCAAGCTTGGCTGATATGGAACCTTTGCAATATGGAGAACAAAATCATATCGGTTGAGAGAATATTTCAATATACTTCTATTCCTAGTGAGCCACCTCTAGTGATCGAGGAAAATCGTCCGGATCGTAGCTGGCCAGCATTTGGAGAAATTGAACTTCATAATCTGCAg GTTCGTTATGCACCACAACTACCTCTTGTGTTGCGAGGTGTTACATGTACTTTTCCAGGTGGAAAGAAAACTGGCATTGTTGGGAGAACAGGAAGTGGAAAATCAACTCTAATACAAACACTTTTCCGGATAGTCGATCCTGTAGCAGGTCATATTGTAATTGATAATATCAACATAACAACGATTGGACTTCATGATTTGCGGTCCAAACTCAGTATCATCCCTCAGGATCCTACTATGTTTGAAGGCACTGTGCGGAGCAATCTTGATCCCCTTGAAGAATACGCAGATGAAGATATTTGGGAG GCACTGGATAAATGCCAACTTGGAGATGAAGTgagaaagaaggaaggaaagCTGGATTCAACAG TTAGTGAGAATGGAGAAAATTGGAGCATGGGTCAGAGGCAACTCGTTTGCCTTGGTCGTGTGCTACTCAAGAAGAGTAAGGTGTTGGTCCTTGATGAAGCCACTGCATCGGTTGATACAGCTACAGATAATTTGATTCAACAGACTCTACGGCAACACTTTTCTGACTGCA